The Flavobacteriales bacterium genome window below encodes:
- a CDS encoding SRPBCC domain-containing protein — translation MEKMHFEQTINAPAEKVYDTMLGTKNINTYEQWTAEFNPTSTYEGEWQKGERMLFVGTTDDGKKEGMVSEIVENTPFRFVSIRHIGMLKGGQEITEGPEVEKWAGSLENYSFEENSGITTVSIEIDVVPEYKDYFSETWPRALNKLKALAEG, via the coding sequence ATGGAAAAAATGCATTTTGAACAAACCATCAATGCGCCGGCAGAGAAGGTTTACGATACCATGCTCGGCACGAAGAATATCAATACATATGAACAGTGGACCGCGGAATTCAATCCGACGTCAACCTATGAAGGAGAGTGGCAGAAGGGAGAGAGGATGTTGTTTGTCGGAACCACGGATGATGGGAAGAAGGAAGGCATGGTTTCGGAAATAGTAGAGAACACACCCTTTCGGTTTGTATCGATCCGGCATATCGGAATGCTGAAGGGCGGACAGGAGATTACAGAAGGACCTGAAGTGGAAAAATGGGCAGGCAGTCTTGAAAATTATTCGTTTGAAGAGAACTCCGGCATAACCACTGTGTCGATTGAAATAGATGTGGTGCCTGAGTACAAGGATTACTTCAGCGAGACCTGGCCGAGGGCATTAAATAAGCTTAAGGCATTGGCCGAGGGTTGA